The Bombus vancouverensis nearcticus chromosome 7, iyBomVanc1_principal, whole genome shotgun sequence region GTTATGAAGTTAGAAGCAATTTTTAGCAACGTAAATTTAAGTAAACAGAGGGCTGTAGGGAGTGTATGTTTGTAATGCTAGTACTAATATAGTACTTTGTTTAAATACAAATGGATACAATATTTTCAGGTAACAAGTTTTATACCCTACGAGGTTTGAATTCAAATCATTCATTATAGTATTGTCAAAAGATGAATCTAATTGAACAGTTTCAAAAGATTACCCTGACTTCTTTCTAACTCTATCCTGAAGAATGCTTTTTCTCAATCTTTCTCACTACTTCCTTTATGTCTTTATATCTATTTACACttgtatttatgtatttaaaattgctTCTTATTTGTTTATGCCTTACCAAGGTGCAGGAAAAGTAGTTTCTGTTAACATTGATATTGATTACATCTTTTCAACATTCATCATATTTTCCATTAAGTTATTATCTTATCTTATGTGTATTATGTGTTCACTCACTGCATGCTCTTAGTTAAACTAATTTTAGGTGGTGTTTCCAAGATATTAACTCAAATAACTTAGATCCATTATCACTAGTATTTGAGTAGTCCTTAAAATACTTCATGCATTTATATTGTATACAAATGCAATTAGAATTTATTGATATATAAAGTACAATTTACATATTAGCATTCATAATTTATAGATTTcttattgtatatacatatatttgtatgcgtatatatgtatacatataaaatgaaaacaatagaagttaggtatatatttttattattttactctGATAAATACCAAGATCAAGCATATATGTTCTGTATATATTACTGATCGCtaacaaacaaaaattgttaaaattaaatACACACTCATTTTTGTTTGAACAAATATATTAcacaaaattgtaatatttatatatgggTAAGTTATTGAAAGAATATTAAAACACATGCATACTCACTTATAACTGTTATTAAACATAACAACTGACATATTCAATATCTCTAAATTATGTACATAAAAATTTGTCAATTGATGTGAAGTGgatgttatatttttattttctgcattaatatattttaaagagATCAAAGTTATAtgcataaaattaaaattttaataatgcaGGTTATATTAGAGTACTAATAAAGGAGTATTTAATGATTTACATTTTAGAATTCATGGCAGCCATTAGGAAGAAATTGGTTATCGTGGGTGATGGTGCTTGTGGTAAAACATGCTTACTCATAGTCTTCAGCAAAGATCAGTTTCCTGAAGTTTATGTACCTACAGTGTTTGAAAACTATGTTGCAGACATTGAGGTTGATGGAAAGCAGGTAAGTGCTACAAGAAATTGTTTcacatatttaatatttttgtattttttccaaatatattaaaagaacATTTCCTATAACAGGTTGAACTGGCTCTTTGGGACACAGCTGGGCAAGAAGATTACGATAGGTTGCGCCCATTGTCATATCCTGACACAGATGTAATCCTAATGTGTTTCTCTATCGATAGTCCCGACTCCTTGGAGAACATTCCTGAGAAGTGGACACCAGAGGTGAAGCACTTTTGCCCAAATGTGCCCATTATCCTtgttggaaataaaaaagaCTTGCGCAATGATCCTAATACCATCAAAGAGCTTAGCAAGATGAAACAAGAACCAGTTAAACCAGAAGAAGGTAGAGCTATGGCTGAAAAAATCAATGCTTTTGCTTATCTTGAATGTTCTGCTAAGAGTAAGGAAGGTATTAGGGAAGTGTTTGAAACAGCCACTCGGGCAGCGCTACAAGTAAGCATTATTCATTACAGGTTTGCATGAAATTGAATATAAATTGATCAGACGTTATTATAAAAACTATGTGAGTTCGTaggtaaaaaagaagaaaaagggaagatGTTGGCTCCTATAATTCTTGAACTGTCACCGATAATGAGACAACACTAATGGAATTGCTAGTTGCAATGAAGCTAGTTGTTATGCCGGAAGCCCCCAGCGGAAACTATAATATAACAACAACAActtatcttcaattattttacacaataaaacaagtctataaaaaaaaagaaaaactaccaCAAAATACGCCcacaatatatacaatatatgcaAATTAAAATCCGTTGCAAAATTTGCAAGTGttcttttataataatttgcaaAGAATGTACTGTTAATTACGATTGTATCAGTTAATCCTTTATGGACTCTCTCTAATGTTGCAATAAGTGCGATCGtgttttaaatgaaataaattactaaGAATTTGTACAAACACTACTGCAGTTTTTATGAGGATATGCTATGAGTTACAAGATATATCAATATATTAACTGTTATCATAGAAGTTACTTATCGTTTTGATCCTTATCAGAATAAAATGATTTTCAGATATtgttatacaaaaattattaagaCTGAGTTTTGGGTAATATGCtttaatgaaacaaaaaaagaTGAATAAATTCGTAATTACATCTTTCTAAAGAAAAGGTTATTGTTACATGCACAAAGTTGTGAGataagattaaaaaatttaaatttctatgtTTAACAAGGGTTAAAATAGTAACATTTCAGATATATCATAGTatctattaaatttattattgtcTAC contains the following coding sequences:
- the Rho1 gene encoding ras-like GTP-binding protein Rho1 isoform X3, whose translation is MAAIRKKLVIVGDGACGKTCLLIVFSKDQFPEVYVPTVFENYVADIEVDGKQVELALWDTAGQEDYDRLRPLSYPDTDVILMCFSIDSPDSLENIPEKWTPEVKHFCPNVPIILVGNKKDLRNDPNTIKELSKMKQEPVKPEEGRAMAEKINAFAYLECSAKSKEGIREVFETATRAALQFVGKKEEKGKMLAPIILELSPIMRQH
- the Rho1 gene encoding ras-like GTP-binding protein Rho1 isoform X1, whose translation is MGCNMGRCLGPDDTGYPGSEFMAAIRKKLVIVGDGACGKTCLLIVFSKDQFPEVYVPTVFENYVADIEVDGKQVELALWDTAGQEDYDRLRPLSYPDTDVILMCFSIDSPDSLENIPEKWTPEVKHFCPNVPIILVGNKKDLRNDPNTIKELSKMKQEPVKPEEGRAMAEKINAFAYLECSAKSKEGIREVFETATRAALQFVGKKEEKGKMLAPIILELSPIMRQH
- the Rho1 gene encoding ras-like GTP-binding protein Rho1 isoform X2; this encodes MGCNMGRCLGPDDTGYPGSEFMAAIRKKLVIVGDGACGKTCLLIVFSKDQFPEVYVPTVFENYVADIEVDGKQVELALWDTAGQEDYDRLRPLSYPDTDVILMCFSIDSPDSLENIPEKWTPEVKHFCPNVPIILVGNKKDLRNDPNTIKELSKMKQEPVKPEEGRAMAEKINAFAYLECSAKSKEGIREVFETATRAALQVKKKKKGRCWLL